Proteins encoded in a region of the Enterococcus gilvus ATCC BAA-350 genome:
- the mscL gene encoding large conductance mechanosensitive channel protein MscL, with protein MIKEFKEFLMRGNVLDLAVGVVIGTAFTAIVTNVVNGLITPLVGLIVSLFTNGKDLNEAMSVLDWKPVKGVTFAFGDVVSALITFVITGFVLFLIVKAANKAKDTASKEDAEAVVPEVQIPTAEDYLADIRDLLVEQNKAAQNTETPKDK; from the coding sequence ATGATTAAAGAATTTAAAGAGTTCTTGATGCGAGGAAATGTTTTAGATCTTGCGGTTGGTGTAGTTATTGGTACGGCGTTTACTGCTATCGTGACGAATGTCGTGAATGGGTTGATTACTCCGCTAGTCGGATTGATCGTTTCCTTATTTACTAACGGAAAAGATTTAAATGAGGCAATGTCTGTTTTAGACTGGAAACCTGTCAAAGGAGTGACCTTTGCATTTGGCGATGTTGTCAGTGCATTGATTACCTTTGTGATCACTGGTTTCGTTTTGTTCTTAATTGTTAAAGCTGCCAATAAAGCAAAAGATACCGCAAGCAAAGAAGATGCGGAAGCGGTGGTACCGGAAGTACAGATTCCAACAGCGGAAGATTACTTAGCGGATATCCGTGATCTTTTAGTTGAACAAAACAAAGCCGCACAAAACACCGAAACCCCTAAAGATAAATAA
- a CDS encoding Veg family protein produces the protein MPTTLASIKKNLEDRIGAPIMLVAQTGRKRQTQRKGILTETYPSVFVVDLDPEENSFERVSYSYSDVLTRTVEIEFLTEAI, from the coding sequence ATGCCAACAACTTTAGCGTCTATCAAGAAAAACTTGGAAGATCGTATTGGTGCTCCAATCATGCTCGTCGCTCAAACAGGACGCAAGCGTCAAACACAGCGTAAAGGGATCTTAACTGAGACATACCCTTCCGTATTCGTCGTTGATTTGGACCCAGAAGAGAATTCTTTCGAACGTGTTTCATACAGCTATTCCGATGTATTGACTCGCACAGTAGAAATCGAATTTCTAACAGAAGCAATTTAA
- the yfmF gene encoding EF-P 5-aminopentanol modification-associated protein YfmF: MIELKKGVRLHVLSTKKYKTVQLYGRFTTRLTKEIMTKRALLANLLETNSLRYADQTKLSGQLAALYGASFGLSVGRKGNLHWLDVGLGTVNGNYVDDPSLLPEAMDFLREVLFYPNIREGKFDEQTFQLEKENLQSYIESLHEDKQTMASLKIKETYFTDEAQKLPSFGTVADLQKETSASLAAYYHEMITQDQVDLFVIGDVDEAEMAALFQQLPFTDRDETSPAIYYYQNNDNVIREQQMQETVTQGKLNLAYGTDVYYEDTDRFALLVFNGLFGGFPHSKLFMNVREKPSLAYYASSSFDTFRGYLQVQTGINSNDRDKVLRLINEQLLELQAGNFTDLAFQQTKAMLKNHYLLGLDSMQHTIETTYLAQWLPKSKLTDEEWLGRLTAVTPEDVQKVAKNIRLQAIFFLDGGQQNG; encoded by the coding sequence ATGATTGAACTTAAAAAAGGCGTGCGTTTGCATGTTCTCTCAACAAAAAAATATAAGACGGTCCAACTGTATGGACGATTTACTACTCGGTTAACGAAAGAAATCATGACGAAGCGTGCACTTTTGGCAAACTTGTTGGAAACCAATTCTTTACGTTATGCTGACCAAACGAAATTAAGCGGGCAGTTGGCGGCACTTTATGGGGCGAGTTTCGGCTTGAGTGTCGGACGCAAAGGCAACCTGCACTGGCTAGATGTTGGTTTAGGTACGGTCAATGGCAACTATGTAGACGATCCGAGTCTCTTGCCAGAAGCCATGGACTTTCTGCGTGAGGTCCTATTTTATCCCAATATTCGTGAAGGCAAATTTGACGAGCAAACCTTTCAATTAGAAAAAGAAAATCTGCAAAGCTACATCGAGAGTCTGCATGAAGACAAACAAACGATGGCCTCTTTGAAGATCAAAGAAACCTATTTTACTGACGAGGCTCAAAAATTGCCAAGCTTTGGCACGGTAGCAGACCTTCAAAAAGAGACGAGTGCCAGTTTGGCCGCCTATTACCATGAGATGATCACCCAAGATCAGGTAGATCTATTTGTGATCGGCGATGTGGACGAGGCGGAGATGGCCGCATTGTTCCAACAACTGCCATTTACGGATCGGGACGAAACGTCACCGGCTATTTATTACTACCAGAACAACGACAATGTGATTCGCGAGCAGCAAATGCAAGAAACGGTCACACAAGGCAAATTAAATCTGGCGTATGGAACAGATGTCTATTACGAAGATACGGATCGGTTTGCGCTGCTGGTCTTCAATGGTCTTTTTGGCGGATTCCCTCATTCGAAGCTGTTTATGAATGTACGGGAGAAGCCCAGCTTGGCGTACTATGCCTCAAGCTCCTTTGATACCTTCCGCGGCTATTTACAGGTGCAAACGGGAATCAACAGCAACGACCGTGACAAGGTGTTGCGTTTGATCAATGAGCAGCTGCTTGAATTGCAAGCGGGGAACTTTACAGATTTGGCCTTCCAACAAACAAAAGCCATGCTGAAAAATCACTATTTATTAGGATTAGACAGTATGCAGCATACGATCGAGACAACTTACTTGGCGCAATGGCTGCCGAAAAGTAAACTAACAGACGAAGAATGGTTAGGGCGTTTGACCGCGGTGACACCGGAAGATGTCCAAAAAGTCGCGAAGAATATTCGTCTGCAAGCCATCTTCTTTTTAGATGGAGGACAGCAGAATGGATAA